GGTACCCTCGGGGTACGGGAGCTTCTCCTCGACTATGAACGCCCTCCTGAGTACGACTGTGAAGAGGGCGCCGAGGGAACCACCGAGCGCTGCTATCAGTGTCACGATGTAGTACGGGAAGGTCGTGTAGTAGCCCAGAACGACCAGCGCCGGGAAGGTGAAGATGACTCCGGCCGCGAGCGACTCACCCGCTGACGCCGCCGTCTGGACCATGTTGTTCTCCAGGATGTTCCTGTCCTTGAAGGCAAAGAGTATCGCCATCGAGATGACTGCCGCCGGGATGCTGGCACTGACGGTCATACCGGCGTACATGCCGAGGTATGCGTTCGCTGCACCCATCACTATCGATAAAATAACACCCAGGACAAAGGCCTTGATGGTGTACTCCGGTAGGGATTTTTCGGGAGGTATGTACGGTTTGAACTCCATGGCTGCACCCCCATGAATGGTGGCGTAGTAATTGAACACATCTGATGTTAAAAATGTTTTGCTGAATGGGCATTTTTACATATTCTAGAAAAAATTTGGCATTTTTGTGTAACATGTAGTTGCATCAGTTTGGTGTTACTGCCCGCCCTTCTGGTCAAGATGTTATAATGTGCCCATCTATACCTGAGATATATGCCGTCAAATTCATATGTCAAAACGACCCAATGAAGGTAATGCCTTATATACCCTCACTGTGATACCCCTACGTCTGCAAAAGAAAACGGGGGTGTATTGGTGATTGAGATAACGTTCCTTGGCAGCGGGGGCGGCAGGTTCATTACGATAACCCAGTTCCGCTCCACCGGGGGTTTCCACATCCGGGCCAGCAGGAACATCTACGTTGACCCGGGGCCGGGAGCACTCGTGAGGAGCTGGCGGTACAAGCTCGACCCGAGGAGGCTGGACGCGATCTTCGTATCCCACAGGCACGTCGACCACTGCAACGATACCGAGGTCATGATAGAGGCCATGACGGGCGGTGCACTGAAAAAGCGCGGCATGCTGATAGCATCGAAGAGCGTCGTGTACGGCGATGAGACGCACACCCCTGCGGTGAGCAAGTACCACATGGACGTCCTTGAGAGCATCCACATACCCGAACCCGGAAGCAAGATAGCCATCGGTGAGGAGGAGCTGATAATAACCCCCACCGTCCACTCGGACCCCACGACGATAGGATTTCGCATGAGGACCCACTACGGTGATATATCCTACATTCCGGACACAGCGTACTTCGATGGGCTCATAGACTGGCACGATGGTTCAAAGCTCCTGATAGCCGCAGTAACGAGGCCGAGGGATATGGGTATTCCCTACCATCTGAGCACCGATGATATCGTCATGATGCTCAAGAGAATGAAAGAAAAACCGGAAGTGCTCGTGATGAGCCACATAGGGATGAAGATGCACTTCGCGAACCCCTACAAGGAGGCCAAGTACATAGAGACCGTCACCGGCGTCAAGACCTATGTTGCGAAAGAGGGCTTCAAGGTCATGGTGGAAAAGAACGAGATATCGGTGAGGACGCTTAGGCCAGCCAGGTTTGTCTGAGGGGGTTTTGATGGGCAGAAAGGCTCTCGCTTTGGTTTCAATTTTCTCATTTCTTTCCAACCTGTTCTTCGGCGAGTCCCGTCTGTCGCTCGACCTTCTGCTCCCCCTGTTCCTTTACTGGCTCTACCTTGCAGGGATGGAAGAAAAGCCCCATGTGGGGCTTCTAATCAGGGATTTTGCGGTAATCTTCTCGGCCGGCACAGCGGGCTGGGTGCTCGGGACCCTGGTTTGACGATGGAAATGATGTCTCAGCCCTTCTTCATAACGTCTTCCACTGCCCTCGTGACGGTTTCGTAGGCAAGCTCAAACAGCTCGTCGCGCCTCTTTTCACTGGGAGCTTCAACGACGACGCGTATCTTCGGCTCGGTGCCGCTTGGCCTCACGAGAACCCATGAACCGTCTTTCAGCTGGAGGCGGTAGCCGGAAATCGTCAGAACCTTCTTCACCTCTTTCCCCAGCTTTTCTTCGAGTATCCTGTATGCCCTCTCAAGGGCGGCCTTCTTGAACCCGTCCGGGCACTTCACGTTCTTCTTGGTGAGGTGGTAGGTCGGTATCTCCTCCCGGATTATCTGTGAGAGCGGCTTTCCGCGCTCGTCTATGAGCTTTATGAGAAGCCCCATGGTCACGAAGCTGTCTATCCACGGGCCAAACCTCGGGTGGACCAGCTTCCACGGCTCCGCTGCGAATATCGCCCCGTACTTCTTTATCCCATCGTGGGGCTGGCCAAGGGGAATTCTTACAACCCTGCCGCCGGCGTTCTCAACGACGTGGTCTATCCTTGAGCCGGTGTCTATGGAAACGACGACCGTCCCCCCTCCATGCTCCTCCACGTATAGCTTCGCGAAAAGCGCTATAACAGTGTCCTCGTTCACGTACTGTCCCTTCTCATCGAAGACAGCTATCCTGTCCGCGTCGCCGTCCTGGGCAACGACAAGATCAACGCCGAGCTCCCTGGCCAGCTCGCCGAGGTAGGCTATGTTCTCGTACCTCGGTTCCGGCTTCCTTCCCGGGAAGTGGCCGTCAACGTGGGCGTTTACGCTTATCACCTTTGCCCCCATCTCGCGGAGCAGGTAAGGCGCCAAAACGCTCCCGGCACCGTTGGCGCCGTCGTAGAGGACTTTGAGGTCTGTTTCATGGTTCACGAAGTCAAGAACGGCCCCTATGTACTCGTCCCCAATGTCGAGGCTTTTAACGGTTTTTATCTCGTCCCACCTGGCCTTTTTGAACCTTGCCGAGAAGACCAGCTCCTCCAGTTCCCTCTCCTGCTCGACGTAGAACTCCGTTCCATCGCCGTTGAAGACCTTTATCCCGTTGTCGGTCGGCGGGTTGTGGCTCGCTGTGATCATGACTCCTCCATCGCCGTACTCCCGCGTCCCCCATGCTAAGGCGGGCGTCGGGATCAAACCGAAATCAAGAACCTCGGTTCCCGTCGATAGAAGCCCTGAGACAAGCGCGCTCTGGAGCA
This window of the Thermococcus sp. genome carries:
- a CDS encoding MBL fold metallo-hydrolase — encoded protein: MIEITFLGSGGGRFITITQFRSTGGFHIRASRNIYVDPGPGALVRSWRYKLDPRRLDAIFVSHRHVDHCNDTEVMIEAMTGGALKKRGMLIASKSVVYGDETHTPAVSKYHMDVLESIHIPEPGSKIAIGEEELIITPTVHSDPTTIGFRMRTHYGDISYIPDTAYFDGLIDWHDGSKLLIAAVTRPRDMGIPYHLSTDDIVMMLKRMKEKPEVLVMSHIGMKMHFANPYKEAKYIETVTGVKTYVAKEGFKVMVEKNEISVRTLRPARFV
- the glmM gene encoding phosphoglucosamine mutase; amino-acid sequence: MKLFGTAGIRGTLWEKVTPELAMDIGRAVGTYIEGETVAVARDGRTSSVMLQSALVSGLLSTGTEVLDFGLIPTPALAWGTREYGDGGVMITASHNPPTDNGIKVFNGDGTEFYVEQERELEELVFSARFKKARWDEIKTVKSLDIGDEYIGAVLDFVNHETDLKVLYDGANGAGSVLAPYLLREMGAKVISVNAHVDGHFPGRKPEPRYENIAYLGELARELGVDLVVAQDGDADRIAVFDEKGQYVNEDTVIALFAKLYVEEHGGGTVVVSIDTGSRIDHVVENAGGRVVRIPLGQPHDGIKKYGAIFAAEPWKLVHPRFGPWIDSFVTMGLLIKLIDERGKPLSQIIREEIPTYHLTKKNVKCPDGFKKAALERAYRILEEKLGKEVKKVLTISGYRLQLKDGSWVLVRPSGTEPKIRVVVEAPSEKRRDELFELAYETVTRAVEDVMKKG